One Trichomycterus rosablanca isolate fTriRos1 chromosome 10, fTriRos1.hap1, whole genome shotgun sequence DNA window includes the following coding sequences:
- the ace gene encoding angiotensin-converting enzyme has protein sequence MDTPTLPLEFFIFSSSDPTMHRVLLLLSLVGVSSALRPEWQPGTYTPDEAGAQKFTSEYNSTAEQVFSYSTQASWTYNTNLTEYNSQQQVRANLDKQEFTEAWGQVAKSTFPDSLMDKFTDPDLKNLIKKINVLGPANLPTAERERYNSILSQMDSIYSTAKVCPTGDECWSLEPEVTKIMASSRSYKKLLFAWEGWHNASGVPLRPLYPEFVQLSNKASTMDGFNDTGDYWRSWYETPSFEQDLEELFKQLQPLYLNLHAFVRRKLYDYYGPKYINLKGPIPAHLLGNMWAQAWNNIYDMMIPFPNKPNMDVTDAMDAKGYDAERMFRVSEEFFTSLGLEEMPSKFWNDSMLEKPTDGREVVCHASAWDFYNREDFRIKQCTTVTMDQLFTVHHEMGHVQYYLQYKDLPVSFRRGANPGFHEAIGDVLALSVSTPKHLHTIGLLDTLTDDAETDINYLLKMALQKIAFLPFGYLIDQWRWGVFSGRTPPEMYNSEWWYLRTKYQGVCSPVRRTEEHFDPGAKYHIPGNTPYIRYFVSFILQFQFHQKLCQEAGHVGPLHKCDIYRSDKAGAILQKVMRAGSSKPWTEVLQEALGTNKMDAAALMEYFQPITTWLEEQNKLTGETLGWPDFNWTPPVPEGYPADIDKITDEAQAEQFLSQYNSTAEEVWNAYTEASWDYNTNINEENKQIMLQKNLDMANHTKTYGLEARKYDSTDFQDPSVKRILKKLSDLERAALPDTQLKEYNNLLASMETTYSVAKVCRSDGTCLPLDPDLNKIMSESRDYDELLFAWHGWRNASGRELRQGYKRYVELANLAATSNGHADNGAFWRSLYETPTFEQDLEALWKDLQPLYLNLHTYVRRALFKKYGKDRVNLKGPIPAHLLGNMWAQTWSGIMDLVMPYPDATQVDVSQAMIDKGWNAWRMFEESDSFFTSIGLLPMPQEFWDKSMLEKPTDGREVVCHASAWDFYNRKDFRIKQCTVVNMDDLITVHHEMGHVQYFLQYKDQPISFRDGANPGFHEAIGDVLALSVSTPKHLHTIGLLDKVDDNPESTINYLMSIALDKIAFLPFGYLMDQWRWKVFDGRISSDEYNKEWWNLRLKYQGLCPPVTRTEEDFDPGAKFHIPANVPYVRYFVSFVIQFQFHEALCKAAGQTGPLHNCDIYQSKEAGKLLGDMMKLGFSKPWPEAMAMITGQPKMSVQPLMSYFQPLISWLEQENKKNGDVLGWPEYNWMPVTTAAVVEEKDSSASFLGLTVDEAAASAGQWVLLVLGIVLLLSTIFLAYKYQKSRRQNSKSLSQIELK, from the exons atggaca CTCCTACTCTTCCTCTGGAGTTTTTTATCTTCAGTTCTTCTGATCCCACGATGCACCGGGTTCTGCTGCTCCTGTCCCTGGTCGGAGTCTCTTCGGCTTTGAGACCCGAGTGGCAGCCGGGGACCTACACCCCCGACGAGGCCGGCGCCCAGAAGTTCACCAGCGAGTACAATTCGACCGCCGAGCAAGTCTTCTCCTACAGCACGCAAGCCAGCTGGACGTACAACACCAACCTGACCGAGTACAACTCCCAGCAACAG GTGCGTGCTAACCTGGATAAGCAGGAGTTCACGGAGGCGTGGGGGCAGGTGGCTAAAAGCACTTTCCCCGACTCCCTCATGGACAAATTCACCGATCCAGACCTGAAGAACCTGATCAAGAAGATCAACGTTCTGGGACCCGCCAACCTCCCtactgcagagagagagagg tacaATTCCATCCTGAGTCAGATGGACAGCATCTACTCCACCGCTAAAGTGTGTCCGACCGGGGACGAGTGCTGGTCTCTAGAGCCCG AGGTGACGAAGATTATGGCCTCGTCCCGGAGCTACAAGAAGCTGCTGTTCGCCTGGGAGGGCTGGCACAACGCCTCCGGGGTCCCACTGAGACCGCTTTACCCCGAATTCGTTCAGCTCAGCAACAAAGCTTCAACTATGGATG GCTTTAATGACACGGGCGATTACTGGCGCTCCTGGTACGAGACTCCGAGCTTCGAGCAGGACCTGGAGGAGCTTTTCAAACAGCTCCAGCCTCTTTACCTCAACCTGCACGCCTTCGTACGCCGCAAGCTCTACGATTACTACGGCCCCAAGTACATCAACCTCAAGGGTCCCATCCCTGCCCATCTTCTTG GGAACATGTGGGCGCAGGCCTGGAACAACATCTACGACATGATGATCCCGTTCCCCAACAAGCCCAACATGGACGTGACCGACGCCATGGACGCAAAG GGTTATGACGCTGAGCGTATGTTCCGGGTGTCCGAAGAGTTCTTCACGTCTCTGGGTCTGGAAGAGATGCCTTCTAAGTTCTGGAACGACTCCATGCTGGAGAAACCGACCGACGGTCGAGAGGTGGTGTGCCACGCCTCTGCCTGGGACTTCTACAACCGCGAGGACTTCAG GATTAAGCAGTGCACCACGGTGACCATGGACCAGCTCTTTACCGTCCACCACGAGATGGGCCACGTCCAGTATTACCTTCAGTACAAGGACCTGCCGGTCAGCTTCAGGCGTGGCGCCAACCCCGGTTTCCACGAGGCCATCGGGGACGTGCTGGCGCTGTCTGTCTCCACGCCCAAACACCTCCACACTATCGGCCTGCTGGACACCCTGACAGATGACGCTG AGACGGACATTAATTACCTGCTGAAGATGGCTCTGCAGAAGATCGCCTTCCTTCCGTTCGGGTACCTGATCGATCAGTGGCGCTGGGGCGTGTTCAGTGGGCGTACGCCACCCGAAATGTACAATTCAGAGTGGTGGTACCTCAG GACTAAATATCAGGGCGTCTGTTCACCGGTGAGACGGACGGAGGAGCATTTCGACCCCGGGGCCAAATACCACATTCCAGGAAACACTCCGTACATCAG GTACTTTGTGAGCTTCATCCTGCAGTTTCAGTTCCATCAGAAGCTCTGTCAGGAGGCCGGACACGTCGGACCTCTGCACAAGTGCGACATCTACAGATCAGACAAGGCCGGAGCCATTCTACA GAAGGTCATGCGCGCCGGATCGTCCAAACCCTGGACCGAGGTACTACAGGAAGCTCTGGGCACAAACAAGATGGACGCGGCGGCGCTGATGGAGTACTTCCAGCCCATCACCACCTGGTTAGAGGAGCAGAACAAGTTGACGGGCGAGACTCTGGGCTGGCCCGACTTCAACTGGACGCCGCCCGTCCCGGAGGGTTACCCGGCCGACATCG ACAAGATCACGGACGAGGCTCAGGCGGAGCAGTTCCTGTCCCAGTACAACAGCACGGCCGAGGAGGTGTGGAACGCCTACACAGAGGCATCATGGGACTACAACACCAACATCAACGAGGAGAACAAGCAGATCATG CTCCAGAAGAACCTGGACATGGCCAATCACACCAAGACGTACGGGCTGGAGGCTCGCAAGTACGACAGCACCGACTTCCAGGATCCCTCAGTGAAGAGGATCCTCAAGAAGCTCAGTGACCTGGAGAGGGCGGCGCTGCCTGATACACAACTGAAGGAG TACAATAATCTGTTAGCCTCCATGGAGACGACGTACAGCGTAGCTAAAGTGTGCAGGAGCGATGGTACCTGTCTACCACTCGATCCAG ACCTGAATAAGATCATGTCGGAGTCCCGGGACTACGACGAGCTGCTGTTCGCCTGGCACGGCTGGAGGAACGCTTCGGGAAGGGAACTGCGCCAGGGCTACAAGAGATACGTGGAGCTTGCCAACTTAGCTGCCACGAGTAACG GTCACGCGGATAACGGGGCTTTCTGGCGCTCCCTGTACGAGACCCCGACCTTCGAGCAGGATCTGGAGGCGTTATGGAAGGATCTGCAGCCGCTGTACCTCAACCTGCACACGTACGTGCGCAGAGCGCTCTTCAAGAAGTACGGGAAGGACCGGGTCAACCTCAAGGGGCCCATCCCTGCACACTTACTAG GAAACATGTGGGCACAGACCTGGTCAGGAATCATGGACCTGGTGATGCCGTACCCCGATGCCACCCAGGTGGACGTCTCACAAGCCATGATAGACAAG GGTTGGAATGCGTGGCGTATGTTTGAAGAGTCCGACAGCTTCTTCACGTCCATAGGTCTTCTGCCCATGCCTCAGGAATTCTGGGATAAATCCATGCTGGAGAAGCCCACCGACGGACGAGAGGTGGTGTGCCACGCCTCAGCCTGGGACTTCTACAACCGCAAAGACTTCAG GATCAAGCAGTGCACGGTGGTGAACATGGACGACCTGATCACCGTGCACCACGAGATGGGACACGTACAGTACTTCCTGCAGTACAAGGACCAGCCCATTTCCTTCCGCGACGGGGCCAATCCAGGATTTCACGAGGCCATCGGGGACGTGCTGGCACTGTCTGTGTCCACGCCCAAACATCTGCACACCATCGGCCTGCTCGATAAGGTCGACGACAACCCAG AGAGCACCATCAACTACCTGATGAGCATCGCCCTGGATAAAATCGCCTTCCTGCCCTTCGGGTACCTGATGGATCAGTGGCGCTGGAAGGTGTTCGATGGAAGGATATCGAGCGACGAGTACAACAAGGAGTGGTGGAACCTCAG GCtgaagtaccagggtctgtgcCCGCCTGTGACCCGCACAGAGGAAGATTTCGACCCAGGCGCCAAGTTTCACATCCCGGCCAACGTCCCATACGTCAG GTACTTCGTGAGCTTCGTGATCCAGTTCCAGTTCCATGAAGCTCTGTGTAAGGCTGCTGGTCAGACTGGTCCTCTCCACAACTGCGACATTTATCAGTCAAAAGAGGCGGGAAAACTCCTCGG TGACATGATGAAGCTGGGCTTCAGTAAGCCATGGCCCGAAGCGATGGCCATGATCACCGGGCAGCCCAAAATGTCAGTGCAGCCCTTGATGAGTTACTTCCAGCCTCTGATCAGCTGGCTGGAGCAGGAGAACAAGAAGAACGGAGATGTTCTTGGCTGGCCCGAATACAACTGGATGCCCGTCACAA CTGCTGCAGTCGTGGAGGAGAAAGATTCCTCTGCCTCTTTTCTGGGCTTGACGGTGGACGAAGCTGCAGCCTCAGCCGGTCAGTGGGTTCTACTGGTACTGGGAATCGTCCTCCTGCTCTCCACCATCTTCCTGGCCTACAAATACCAGAAATCCAGGAGACAAAACAGCAAATCTCTCTCTCAAATCGAGCTCAAATAG